The sequence tcaggggctgcgtcctccggaggtcgcatttgaaggctgcacaCGTCATTGAGacggtctcatttaagaaaagtaactgtAAAGTAATAAAGAAATTATGGTATTCCTCATGAGGAATAACAAGTCAGTTTTATTacagttacttttcttaaatgagactgaCTCggtgatgtatgcagccttcaaatgagACCTCCTGTTTCAAATGGAGGTGGTCTTCATTCAAGTCCACACTTTCATGACTTAATGCCGGTTTGACTTTCGGGTAGAAGTCTGCCTCGGAGCTTGCGCGTATCGGCTGCGAAAGGGGCGCTCATGAGCACCCTTCGGAAACCGAAAATGACCAATGGGACACTCTACGGACTTGTGGACTTAACAGACTTGTGCACAGGGTGGCCCTTGTACCTACTGCAAGACTGCAGGACAGGGCCCAAAGACAATGTTTACACTTGTCAGGGAATCAAGATATGTATGGCTGAATTGTTATTAAGATTAAAATACCTTACTAAATTATCCCCTTCTCTGTTTATTAGGAGAACTTTCAGAGCTTGACGCTGAACCACATTACGTAAAATTAGTTTATATTGCTCTAATACTTGCCAAGAAAGCTATTATTCAACAATGGAAAAACTaaacaattattaaacattaatcgGTTAAATTTGCAATTAGAACACATGGCAATGGAAATGTTGCTGCCATAGTAATAAAAAGCACTACAACCTATTTGGAAATGTGGTTTTCTTTTATTAGCTATAAGTATAAGTAGAGGAGTGAATATCCTCCTGATAGTTACTTTTGTGAAAACTCTATTCAAACGTATGtatcatttaaatatttgtaataaccttttttttttttttttttttttttgtttcctgttttaaattttaatatattgaagCACATCATGTGTCACATATGTAGAATTAAGATACACCTGTAGTAAGgtatgactttatatttcaggTATTAAATTCTGTATTTTTGAACCTGTAAATTTCAGATTACATTTAGTAATTGGCAATatgtatttttccttttttctccCTTTATTTCTTCTCAGATTGTATTGTATAGgcaatttttttaaagcacGGAAAATAGGGCTTGAGattctttaaaattaaaatgatgaagATGAAGTACTTACCCTCCAGATTTGTTGTTTGTCCACCTCAGTGGATCAAACTAAATATTGTattaactgttttattttatattagcatgcatttgtaaaataaaatagctACAACTAAATACAATTcaataaatgttataataaaATTACAGAATGGGTAAGAGTGTTACAGATTTGAAAAAGTTCGTACCTTTTTTTTATAAGAAACTTAACTTTTTTCCCcacattgtgattttttttttttgtatacacCTTCCGTTCTTCTCTAGAAAACATATATGAAAAggtttttaaaacaaatcacTTTTTTGAGTTCCACAGAAAAATAACAGGATTGAATTCCCTATAATAATTAATATCACTATGTAGATTGTTGTTAGTTTAtagtttctctttttctcttccaTCCTGTCAAGTATCGGTTAAAGCTTGTCCATTGGATATAAGCATTATATTAGccgttttattttatattagcatatatttgaataattaaatttaaaaaaacaataaatattataatgaatGGGTAACAGTGTTGCAGATTTAGCCTAATTGAAGCTATCACTCAGCTATCTAGTTTAGTATgaagttttgatatttttggtaTTTATCTTCTTGTAAACAAAATTGAAATGCTTGTTAGATCATTttttggtaacagggttgaataGCTAAGTTTGATTATCAGAGCCTCCTTTGGTTTACACACAATGTGGTGCTGATCTCTACACCCCtgccccccccacccccccccccccaaaaaaagaaaCTTTGTTAGTAATCTAAGTGAGttcattattataataaatattgatGATTTAATGATTTTCTGTTAAATAAGATTTTATCTTTTCACAGAACATAAATTTTTGCCGATAAACCTCTTCACTTGTGTAAAATTCACTTTGTTGatgtaccttttttttcttgttgaagGATGTGACAGAACATTGTGCGTATTCCTTGTGACACTGACTTCAATGCAGAAGGTTCTGGATCTTCACCATGATGCATCTGTCCTATGTGCCGTCTCAAGCAGTGAAGGAAGCGAAATCATCACAAGCGCCCAGGATCGGATTATACGGGTCAGTTTAATCCCTTTCTTACCAAACAGGTACAGTTTCATCTCACTGCCATTGTCTTGAATGGAAGTTGATCTTCTTGACCTCTTCAAGGTGTGGAGCGTAACCACAGGAGCCCTGTTGGACTGGATCGGTGTGATGGATTCTGCTGTGTCCACTTTGGCTGTACATCAGCGCACTATTATCTCTGCCTCTGTTATTGCCAACCAGCTCAAAGTATGGCAGCTGGACTACAATACCAAAGACAGGAGCAAGAGTTTCATCCCAGCATACTGCCCCCTAGTGGTCCTGTCGAAAGACGGTGATACTGTATTCTTTGTCAAAGAGGGAAATGAAACAGAAGTTTTCACCTGGAGCTGTTCGGAAGGTGAAACATGTAATAAGAGGATATTGGGTTTCATTGTTGTAATTACGTTCAAGAtcttaaaagtattaaattccAAAAAAAGGTACTCTACACTGTAAACTCTACACATAAGGTGGCAAAACTCCAAAAAATTGAGGTAACATCAAGTTACATCAAAATGTTttagttaagaaattcaaagttttaGGAAGCTGAACTGGCAGATTATTATTTTGTACTTGAACAACTTGAAATTTGAGTAAactaattcattaatttaaCTTGgccagcttaaagggttagttcacccaaaaatgaatattctgtaatttattactcacgctcatgccattccatacccgtaagacctccgttaatcttcggaatgcaaattgagatatttttgttgaaatctgatggctctgtgaggtctgcatagggagcaagatccataaaggtaccaaaacatatttaaatcagttcatgagagtacagtggttcaatattaatattataaagcgacgagaatatttttggtgtgcccaaaaaacccaaaataacaaattatttagtgatggccgatttcaaaacacttctccaggaagcttcagagcataattAATCAGCATGTGGAATCCGCagttcagagcaccaaagtcacgtgatttcagcagtttggcggtttgacacgcgatccaaatcatgatttgatacgctgattcattatgctcagaattttcatttttgggtgaaccaaccctttaactAGCTGGTTCAGTAAATGATAACTTGCTAATTGGTAACACAATGCTTTGATAGCATTAACATAGCATAGCAAATTCTGAATGAGTACGGCAATATAGAACATTTAATACTATCTGTTCTCAAACTAAGCTTACGCTTCACTCATCAACACGATGGTAAGGGTTTACAGGGTAGCCAAAGTTCACATTCATATGTTTCACAGGTCTGCAGACAGACAGTAAGGACGTGTCCTCAGAAGTGTGCTGCATGGAATTAGCCCAGCAGAAACATCTACTCTTCTGTGGACTGCGGACTGGTACCATCCTTATTTACCCATTGGACTTTGCCCTAGAAACCCTGTGTCTGCCACCTCCAGAAAGCCTACCAATGGTACGCAGCATGGCTATCAGCCCACGGGAGGACAGAATGGCCGTGGCATATGAGGATGCGGTCTGTTTGTTTGAGATTACAGCGAGGGACAGTTTCCCCTGTGTGGACGGCCCATTTGAGAGGTACTCCTTGTGCTTACTGCATTCTCCAATCTCCGCCATGGCTCTGCTGTCCGACTGCAGGCTGCTCTATGGGACCTTTGGTGGTGAAGTTGTAATCTATGACTTTAAGAGCGCCAGGGCAGCTGAGCTGGATCACCACGGTGCAGCCATAACCTGCATCACCATGAGCAACTGGGACGCACAAGCTTTGATTGGCTCTCAAGACTGTGTTCAGAAGTTGTGGAATCTGAGTCCTGTCTTGTTGAATCACACCATGGAGTACAAGGTGAGGGTTCACAGTTTGCTATAAGTTGAGCTTTTTAAAATTAAGCCAAACCATTTAATTGGCTTATAGTTGGGTCTATTTTTATTCtgttaacaaatattttaaatagtttagtGTTACCATGCTGCTAGGCTATGTGATACTTGAATAAGCATTAGAAAATGCGTACTACTGACAAATACTAGGTCAAATAGTCTATGAAACTATAATTTGCCTGTATTTTGACCTTTTTTGGCTCTGCTCACAATTAGTTTTAATAGGATTTtttttgctagcatgttgcAAGCTAACAAAAGCTGTTGCAAGCTATGATACTTGATTAAGCATAAAAATAGAGACTTCTCACTAATACTAGGTAAAATAGTATATTTAACTATTTTTCAACTATAATTTGCCTGTTGTTGGGTCTATTTTAGCtgtattcacattttttttttattggaattTGTTTTTATCGTGTTGCTACGCTGTACTCAAAGTACATACTTATTACAAATAGTTATTAAAATTgtctatttaattttttaagccCCCACCCCAAACCAGTTGAGCGCGAAGCTGCAGCCTACATTCAATTTAATTGATCAATTCAATCACAGTCACCTGTCAAGAAAAATTTAGACGTCATGGATTTATGGTTTAGAATTTAGCCAAATCAATGATGGATCTGACTGTGACAAACAGTAATGCTCTGGATCAGGATGTGCtacaaacacatttaaaacgAAAGATTAGGGTTTAGGTTAGGGGTTAGTGTGTTTCAGCATTGTGTGGGCAATCAGCACTGTGATTAACTTGACTGAAATGCATTTTTCcagtttttaataaatatttgtcattttacagGTAGAATATCTAAAAGTCCTTAAAACAATATAAACTTAAGAAAGAAGCAATAagcaaataaaataagaaatgttttcagAGAATGTATATATCAGGGTTATATTTAAGTCTGTgtagtttcattgtgttttgttttgttttccctgTTCCTGTTTTGCCTGTGTTCCTGGTCATTATTAGTTTCTATAGTTCCTCACCTGTTCTTAGTTCCGTTATTACTCTGCCTGTGTACTCCTCTGTTCTTGGTTCTGTGTCATTTTGCTTTATGTGGTTGTGTACTATTTTACTCTGTGTGATCTCCTGTGTGATACCTCTTGAATTAGAAATCAAGTCAACAAGAACTAATTAGTcccaagttatttttttaagtgtatCAAGCCTATCATGACATATAATGCTGCCAATAAACAAATGCTGTGTGACATTAAAAGGGcatgtgttgtttttttccatcCTTAAGGGTTTCTATTTTGAAGGTGTCCTTTGTGCCGTCTTCTCGATAAATGATAAATATGTCTTCACTGGATCCCTGGACAAAACCATCAAAGTCTGGGATGTCTCTAGTGGTGAGGGCTGTTCAGTGTTGTACATGACACCTAAATGTTTATGGCTAAAAAGTTTGTGGAAGATTCActtcaattaaaatgtatgtctTAATAATGTCTTTCATATCTGATTCAGTTTCTTGACTTTGGTCATTTCATTACAGGTTGTTTGCTATACATCCAGTACGTCTACTCTCCAATTATAAAGATGATGCCACACAAGGACGGGTTTGTAGCGGTGTCCCAGCACGGATCTTTCATCAAGGAAGGCTTCCAGTGTCCAGACACCCTCAAACCTGGATACAACCCCCTCCGTAACTTCCAAGCACATTACCGAGTCACCTCTAGGGAGAAAAGCCTGAATGCTCCACAAACCATGATCAACGAGCTGCCAGATTATAACCCTGCTCAGTTTAATTTCATTGGCATCGGTTTGATGAAAACCAAACCATCTAACACGTGTGTTCTCCTGTAAATATGTCCTAAATTCTCCTATGAACCTCAGAGACCCACATTTGTATAGAATTAGGCTTTACACTAGGATATCATGTGTAATTGCATATCTGTAATTACATAGCAATAACTGTGTAATTACATAAGAAATTATTTAggaataataaaacaatttactatttagtcatttttatagCAATTTAATCAATTGTACAATTGTTGTGTAAAAAGTAAACAGTGTGTAAAGGTCAGCatgttgtaaaatatattttaataacattacatataatataaacaaagaCAGGGACTgaaaaaatagaatttttttatgttagtgCTGATTTAATCACAGCTTTTGGCTCACAGTATAAAAAGGTAATTATCACATTCTTTGCATCTAACTTGTAACGTGTTATAACTTGTTTATTTCAATGGCTCTGCATCATTAAATTCCAATGCAAGCATGTGGTGAAAAGTGGTCGTACAAAACCAGTCAAGGCTTTCTGTTGCAACAAAGGTTTTGGGTCCTTTTAGAATTCCCATTCTGCTGTTGAACGGTTCTGATTTGACAGAGCTGTACTGAAGCGAGGGACATCATACATATCTGAAGAACAGACAAATCATTTATCATCCTCAATGCAAAGAGCTTGTTCGTTTTGTCTTTCTGCACATGCATTTAGTGTATCCTACCCACAGGTTATCAGCTATAAGTCAGAGATAATGTTTCTATGGTTGTATTGTAGTGGCTCAATATGGGTTTTACTGTGATGTGACTTTGGGTGGCTACTCatgtgtaattaattaattaattgtaatACGTTTAAGAGAGTCCTGAGTCCTGTATGAAGagatcaatttattttttaactgaaaTAACATTTATACATACAGTGGGATCCAAAAGATTTTTTCtattttgcagatttttttaaaatggttacATGATTTTTTGGATTTTTTGACATGTCCTCCTTTTGCTGGACTGACAGCAGGCACTCAAGCTATATGTACCCCACAATTTGGGGAAAAAACTGATCCAAATCATCCTGATTTTATGAATGTTCTAAGAAGCATCAATGGAAGCatgcaaatctgactttttgtAATGAGGGAATAGATTTTTGGGTCCACTGTATTCTTTGTAGTTTTTAATTCCATAACATATCTAGAAGggggaaaaataataatgatatctATACaatctatattttaaaaataagaatttGTTTCTGTGTAATTTCTTTGTGTGAGGGAATTAAATATAGTAAATTAATAGTTATATGTTagaaattaaatgttatataatattgATCAAATTTGCTATTGATGATTTATTTgctatttattgttaaaaataaataacagtagTAGATTTACCATCTAtatgttttgctgaaatttaTTCTCCCACTTACAATCTCTCCTTAATATATTTAGAAAATTAATGATGTGCTATAACTCAACATTGGAAATAAATGGAAcaaattaaattacacagtgccATGTTATAGATATGTACAAACTAATATAAACTATAAATCAACGGAGAGCCTACATCTACTCACCAACGTGTGGAAGAACTTCATCCTCCACTCATTCAATGTGGCATATTTCTATTTATCTATGGATCTACTGAATAGGCTTTGACTTGTTTTTTTAACCAAGTTTGAAAGATTCTCTCCAGCTGTCTGTGTACAGAATATATGTATTTAAGTCTGTCTTTATACCTTTGACGTTGACCATAAGCAGATACTGAAAACTAACTAGTTGAAAAGGAACAACAGTGCATTGTAACTGCTTTTAGATTATACAATTTAAGTATGTTTATTTACAGTACATTTTTGAGGAGGCAGAAATTCCATTGCCTGCCCTAAACAAGACGCAACAAGACCTGATTTCATGAATTGAAAAATTACCAAAAGCCTACATTTAAATAGTGTTGAAAGGACTTTctgtaagaaaaaataaatgtgtggtGTGCACCTCACCTCAAGGAACAGTAGGACGAGGGTCATCCCTCCGACCAGCAGAAGGTTCTGTTTTCCCCACCAGACAATCTCATCTAGACAACCAGTGGTGTAGATGAGCCGACTGGCCGCACTTTTCTTCATCTTCTGGGTCTCATAGCCGCACATAGAGTTGAACACAGTCTAcacataaatgaataaatagtgtAGAAAGCAGACAGCTTTTCAATTATTTgtctaatttattaaaaatgattacAAATGAATTACACTACACTGGGCAGTCCTGCATGAAATCTCATTGCTTCTGCTCCACATAACtgtatattaaatacaaaatatgctTTTTGATTTACTGTGCTACTAATAatgcggtaacactttacaataaggttccattcgttaactacattagtaacatgaactaacaatgaacaatacttctacagcaattattaattttagtaaatgttcatttcaatgtttactaatacatttttaaaatcaaaagtgtATCCATTAATATTAATGTACCTAAGCTGACATGAACTAACgatgaacagttgtatttttattaacaaagatGTAGCAAGTATAAAGCTTATTGTTACATAaagttagttaatgcattaaccaaTGTCAACCTTattaagtgttaccaataatTCAGGATGCAAATATATGTACAAAAGAAGACCAATCAAAATTCAGAATGCAAATTTTCAATTGACATCACAgctgttcattttattttaaatactgaACATTTTTGTATTGGTCAAAGGGATATTTTCAAGCAAGTGTTTATAGTTtcataagtaaaaaaaaaaagcatttactaaaaacaaaaatggatCTAAACAAAAATAGACACCAAAGACCTCTACATTAAACGTTTCAGGATTTGACAATCTGACCTCATTCTTCAGCCTTATACAGCAGGAAAAGGGCACTCCGTAGGCCTCCAGACTGGGATTTTGGTCTGATGAGTTGAAGTACATGTTTTTAGACCAGTCTAAAAAGGAATCCACCCCACAGCACTGGAACTACAGGACAGAGAGAGATCAAGTGTGTTATCTTTGACCTCTGCCATTTCATGCACCCAGTCTATTATGTTTAAGTACAtaaactaccgttcaaaagcttggtgttagtattttttttaggaGTGTAAAGACAAAATGTTAGAAAAGATTGTtgaaaatgttttctgaaggatgctgaaaattccgctttgccatcacaggaacaaattaggttttaaaatatattacaatggaaattgtaacaatatttcacaatattactgtttttttttttttttttttttacaaataaatgcagccttgatgagcaagaggcttctttcataaaaaaatcttaacttttgaacagtagtgtacatgaAATCAAGTTCTTTTACCTTTTTCTGTACAAAATCAATAACATTTTCCAAGTCCTGGTCATCACGATAGCGCACAATCGCCTTCATCATCAGCTGCTCTGTCCTCTCTTGAATCTACCAAAAAGTTTTGAAAGTAATCCTTGTAAACATCATTTAATTTCTCCAAGAAGGGATTTGGTCCAAATATAAAGGTTTTTTTTGCTTGTACCTGTGTGAATTATTTACCTTTTCAGAGAACAAAAGGCTC comes from Chanodichthys erythropterus isolate Z2021 chromosome 6, ASM2448905v1, whole genome shotgun sequence and encodes:
- the zgc:113223 gene encoding tetraspanin-33, producing MNTTRKKSFRAVKYTLFVCCYIFWVFSAVLIAVGIYAKVAKESDAVDTLMADPALLLIIVGSLMFTITFFGCFGALRNISLLLNMFVGILLVILLLQVTAAVLSLLFSEKIQERTEQLMMKAIVRYRDDQDLENVIDFVQKKFQCCGVDSFLDWSKNMYFNSSDQNPSLEAYGVPFSCCIRLKNETVFNSMCGYETQKMKKSAASRLIYTTGCLDEIVWWGKQNLLLVGGMTLVLLFLEICMMSLASVQLCQIRTVQQQNGNSKRTQNLCCNRKP